In the Manis javanica isolate MJ-LG chromosome 12, MJ_LKY, whole genome shotgun sequence genome, one interval contains:
- the PTPRN gene encoding receptor-type tyrosine-protein phosphatase-like N isoform X1: MRRPRRPGGPGGSGGLRVLLCLLLLSSRPGGCSAISAHGCLFDRRLCSHLEVCIQDGLFGQCQVGVGQARPLLQVTSPVLQRLQSVLQQLMSQGLSWHDDLTQYVISQEMERIPRLRPLEPRPRDRSGLVPRRPGPAGELLLQGIPTGSPAAAQHRLPRPPVGGGRAGVGSPLSPLQAELLPPLLEHLLLPPQPPHSALSYEPAVLQPYLFHQFASRDGSRGPESSPGMVSVSPLPKAGPPALFSRTASKSTFGAHPGHSYGDPPGPSPAQLFQESGLLYLAQEPPVPSRAKAPRLPEQGGSSHAEDPTEGYEEEGLEDPREKPPSPAEQPDVTLQRLAAVLAGYGVELRQLTPEQLSTLSTLLQLLPKGAGRNLGGVVNIGADIKKTMEEQVQGGDTAEPPSPTLTLPGYSTASRTSSKAQQVLISGPSEPPGAADPSATPVLLEKKSPVGQSQPTVVRQPSTWPSAEEYGYIVTDQKPLSLAVGVKLLEILAEHVHVSSGSFINISVVGPALTFRIRHNEQNVSLADVTQQAGLVKSELEAQTGLQILQTGVGQREEAAAVLPRPARGTSPMRSVLLTLVAVAGVAGLLVALAVALCVRQHVRQRDKERLAALGPEGAHGDTTFEYQDLCRQHVATKSLFSRAEGPPEPSRVSSVSSQFSDAAQASPSSHSSTPSWCEEPAQANMDISTGHMILAYMEDHLRNRDRLAKEWQALCAYQAEPDTCTTAQEEGNIKKNRHPDFLPYDHARIKLKVESSPSRSDYINASPIIEHDPRMPAYIATQGPLSHTIADFWQMVWESGCTVIVMLTPLVEDGVKQCDRYWPDEGSSLYHVYEVNLVSEHIWCEDFLVRSFYLKNVQTQETRTLTQFHFLSWPAEGTPASTRPLLDFRRKVNKCYRGRSCPIIVHCSDGAGRTGTYILIDMVLNRMAKVSHPRMPQAFWISSGHPLSSPVPHPPPGVKEIDIAATLEHVRDQRPGLVRSKDQFEFALTAVAEEVNAILKALPQ; the protein is encoded by the exons ATGCGGCGCCCGCGGCGGCCTGGGGGTCCCGGGGGATCCGGGGGTCTCCGGgtgctcctctgcctcctgctgcTGAGCAGCCGGCCGGGAGGCTGCAGCGCCATTAGTGCCCACG GCTGCCTGTTTGACCGCAGACTGTGCTCTCACCTTGAAGTCTGTATTCAGG ATGGCTTGTTTGGACAGTGCCAAGTGGGAGTGGGGCAGGCCCGGCCCCTTTTGCAAGTCACTTCCCCAGTTCTTCAACGCTTACAAAGTGTGCTCCAACAGCTCATGTCCCAAG GATTGTCCTGGCATGATGACCTCACTCAGTATGTGATCTCCCAGGAGATGGAGCGCATCCCCAGGCTTCGCCCCCTAGAGCCCCGCCCAAGGGACAG ATCTGGCTTGGTGCCCAGAAGACCAGGTCCCGCTGGGGAGCTGCTTTTACAGGGCATCCCCACTGGCTCCCCTGCTGCAGCCCAGCACCGGCTTCCTCGCCCTCcagtgggtgggggcagagctggggtaGGCTCCCCACTGTCCCCCCTGCAGGCTGAGCTGCTGCCCCCTCTTTTGGAGCATCTACTGCTGCCCCCACAGCCCCCCCACTCTGCCCTGAGTTATGAGCCTGCCGTGTTGCAACCCTATCTGTTCCATCAG TTTGCCTCCCGTGATGGCTCCCGGGGCCCAGAGAGCTCTCCAGGGATGGTCAGTGTCAGCCCCCTCCCCAAGGCTGGACCCCCTGCCCTCTTCAGCAGAACTGCCTCCAAGAGCACGTTTGGGGCTCACCCTGGCCACTCCTACGGGGACCCTCCAGGGCCTTCACCTGCTCAGCTTTTCCAGGAGTCAGGGCTGCTCTACCTTGCCCAGGAGCCACCAGTGCCCAGCAGGGCCAAGGCTCCAAGGCTGCCAGAGCAAGGGGGTAGCAGCCATGCAGAGGACCCCACAGAGGGCTATGAGGAGGAAGGACTAGAGGATCCCAGGGAGAAGCCTCCTTCCCCGGCAGAGCAGCCAG ATGTAACCCTGCAGAGACTGGCAGCTGTGCTGGCAGGCTATGGGGTGGAGTTGCGCCAGCTGACCCCTGAGCAGCTCTCCACCCTCTCAACCCTGCTACAGCTGCTGCCCAAGGGAGCAGGACGGAATCTGG GAGGGGTTGTAAATATTGGAGCTGACATCAAGAAA ACCATGGAGGAGCAGGTACAGGGTGGAGACACAGCAGAGCCTCCGTCccccacactcaccctgcctgGATACTCCACAGCCAGCCGCACCTCCAGTAAAGCCCAGCAGGTGTTGATCTCTGGACCCTCTGAGCCCCCCGGAGCTGCTGACCCCTCTGCCACACCTGTGCTGTTGGAGAAGAAAAGTCCAGTGGGCCAGAGCCAGCCCACGGTGGTGAGGCAGCCCTCAACTTGGCCCTCTGCAGAGGAGTATGGCTACATTGTCACTGACCAGAA GCCCCTGAGTCTGGCTGTGGGAGTGAAGCTGCTGGAGATCCTGGCTGAGCATGTGCACGTGTCCTCAGGCAGCTTTATCAACATCAG TGTGGTGGGACCAGCCCTCACTTTCCGCATCCGGCACAATGAACAGAACGTGTCTTTGGCTGATGTGACCCAGCAAGCTG GGCTGGTGAAGTCCGAACTGGAAGCACAGACAGGGCTCCAGATCTTGCAGACAGGAGTGGGGCAG agggaggaggcagctgcaGTCCTTCCCCGACCAGCCCGAGGCACGTCTCCCATGCGCTCGGTGCTACTCACTCTGGTGGCTGTGGCAGGTGTGGCTGGGCTGCTAGTGGCTCTTGCAGTGGCTCTGTGTGTGCGGCAGCATGTGCGGCAGCGGGACAAGGAGCGCCTGGCAGCCCTGGGACCTGAAGGAGCCCATGGGGACACTACCTTTGAGTACCAG GACCTGTGCCGCCAGCACGTGGCCACAAAGTCCCTGTTCAGCCGGGCAGAGGGTCCGCCTGAGCCTTCTCGGGTGAGCAGCGTGTCCTCCCAGTTCAGCGATGcagcccaggccagccccagCTCCCACAGCAGCACCCCATCCTGGTGCGAGGAGCCCGCCCAGGCCAACATGGACATCTCCACAGGACACATGATTCTG GCATACATGGAGGACCACCTACGGAACCGGGACCGCTTGGCCAAGGAGTGGCAGGCCCTGTGTGCCTACCAGGCGGAGCCCGACACTTGCACCACGGCCCAGGAAGAGGGCAACATCAAAAAGAACCGCCACCCCGACTTCCTGCCCT ATGACCACGCTCGCATCAAGCTGAAGGTGGAGAGCAGCCCTTCACGGAGCGATTACATCAATGCCAGCCCCATT ATTGAGCATGACCCTCGGATGCCAGCCTACATAGCCACACAGGGCCCGCTGTCCCACACCATCGCAGACTTCTGGCAG ATGGTGTGGGAGAGTGGCTGCACTGTCATCGTCATGCTGACCCCACTGGTGGAGGATGGTGTTAAGCAGTGTGACCGCTACTGGCCAGATGAGGGCTCTTCCCTCTACCACGTATATGAG GTAAACCTGGTATCGGAGCACATCTGGTGCGAGGACTTCCTGGTGCGGAGCTTCTACCTGAAGAACGTGCAGACCCAGGAGACTCGCACGCTCACACAGTTCCACTTCCTCAGCTGGCCGGCAGAGGGCACTCCGGCCTCCACGCGGCCCCTGCTGGACTTCCGCAG GAAGGTGAACAAGTGCTACCGTGGCCGCTCCTGCCCCATCATCGTCCACTGCAG CGATGGTGCAGGGAGGACTGGTACCTACATCCTCATCGACATGGTACTGAACCGCATGGCGAAAG TCTCCCACCCCAGGATGCCCCAGGCTTTCTGGATCTCCTCTGGACACCCCCTGAGcagccctgtgccccacccccctcCAGGAGTAAAGGAAATTGACATCGCTGCCACCCTGGAGCATGTCCGTGACCAGCGGCCTGGCCTTGTCCGCTCTAAG GACCAGTTTGAATTTGCCCTGACAGCTGTGGCAGAGGAGGTGAATGCCATCCTCAAGGCCCTGCCCCAGTGA
- the PTPRN gene encoding receptor-type tyrosine-protein phosphatase-like N isoform X3, producing the protein MRRPRRPGGPGGSGGLRVLLCLLLLSSRPGGCSAISAHGCLFDRRLCSHLEVCIQDGLFGQCQVGVGQARPLLQVTSPVLQRLQSVLQQLMSQGLSWHDDLTQYVISQEMERIPRLRPLEPRPRDRSGLVPRRPGPAGELLLQGIPTGSPAAAQHRLPRPPVGGGRAGVGSPLSPLQAELLPPLLEHLLLPPQPPHSALSYEPAVLQPYLFHQFASRDGSRGPESSPGMVSVSPLPKAGPPALFSRTASKSTFGAHPGHSYGDPPGPSPAQLFQESGLLYLAQEPPVPSRAKAPRLPEQGGSSHAEDPTEGYEEEGLEDPREKPPSPAEQPDVTLQRLAAVLAGYGVELRQLTPEQLSTLSTLLQLLPKGAGRNLGGVVNIGADIKKTMEEQVQGGDTAEPPSPTLTLPGYSTASRTSSKAQQVLISGPSEPPGAADPSATPVLLEKKSPVGQSQPTVVRQPSTWPSAEEYGYIVTDQKPLSLAVGVKLLEILAEHVHVSSGSFINISVVGPALTFRIRHNEQNVSLADVTQQAGLVKSELEAQTGLQILQTGVGQREEAAAVLPRPARGTSPMRSVLLTLVAVAGVAGLLVALAVALCVRQHVRQRDKERLAALGPEGAHGDTTFEYQDLCRQHVATKSLFSRAEGPPEPSRVSSVSSQFSDAAQASPSSHSSTPSWCEEPAQANMDISTGHMILAYMEDHLRNRDRLAKEWQALCAYQAEPDTCTTAQEEGNIKKNRHPDFLPYDHARIKLKVESSPSRSDYINASPIIEHDPRMPAYIATQGPLSHTIADFWQMVWESGCTVIVMLTPLVEDGVKQCDRYWPDEGSSLYHVYEVNLVSEHIWCEDFLVRSFYLKNVQTQETRTLTQFHFLSWPAEGTPASTRPLLDFRRKVNKCYRGRSCPIIVHCSDGAGRTGTYILIDMVLNRMAKGVKEIDIAATLEHVRDQRPGLVRSKDQFEFALTAVAEEVNAILKALPQ; encoded by the exons ATGCGGCGCCCGCGGCGGCCTGGGGGTCCCGGGGGATCCGGGGGTCTCCGGgtgctcctctgcctcctgctgcTGAGCAGCCGGCCGGGAGGCTGCAGCGCCATTAGTGCCCACG GCTGCCTGTTTGACCGCAGACTGTGCTCTCACCTTGAAGTCTGTATTCAGG ATGGCTTGTTTGGACAGTGCCAAGTGGGAGTGGGGCAGGCCCGGCCCCTTTTGCAAGTCACTTCCCCAGTTCTTCAACGCTTACAAAGTGTGCTCCAACAGCTCATGTCCCAAG GATTGTCCTGGCATGATGACCTCACTCAGTATGTGATCTCCCAGGAGATGGAGCGCATCCCCAGGCTTCGCCCCCTAGAGCCCCGCCCAAGGGACAG ATCTGGCTTGGTGCCCAGAAGACCAGGTCCCGCTGGGGAGCTGCTTTTACAGGGCATCCCCACTGGCTCCCCTGCTGCAGCCCAGCACCGGCTTCCTCGCCCTCcagtgggtgggggcagagctggggtaGGCTCCCCACTGTCCCCCCTGCAGGCTGAGCTGCTGCCCCCTCTTTTGGAGCATCTACTGCTGCCCCCACAGCCCCCCCACTCTGCCCTGAGTTATGAGCCTGCCGTGTTGCAACCCTATCTGTTCCATCAG TTTGCCTCCCGTGATGGCTCCCGGGGCCCAGAGAGCTCTCCAGGGATGGTCAGTGTCAGCCCCCTCCCCAAGGCTGGACCCCCTGCCCTCTTCAGCAGAACTGCCTCCAAGAGCACGTTTGGGGCTCACCCTGGCCACTCCTACGGGGACCCTCCAGGGCCTTCACCTGCTCAGCTTTTCCAGGAGTCAGGGCTGCTCTACCTTGCCCAGGAGCCACCAGTGCCCAGCAGGGCCAAGGCTCCAAGGCTGCCAGAGCAAGGGGGTAGCAGCCATGCAGAGGACCCCACAGAGGGCTATGAGGAGGAAGGACTAGAGGATCCCAGGGAGAAGCCTCCTTCCCCGGCAGAGCAGCCAG ATGTAACCCTGCAGAGACTGGCAGCTGTGCTGGCAGGCTATGGGGTGGAGTTGCGCCAGCTGACCCCTGAGCAGCTCTCCACCCTCTCAACCCTGCTACAGCTGCTGCCCAAGGGAGCAGGACGGAATCTGG GAGGGGTTGTAAATATTGGAGCTGACATCAAGAAA ACCATGGAGGAGCAGGTACAGGGTGGAGACACAGCAGAGCCTCCGTCccccacactcaccctgcctgGATACTCCACAGCCAGCCGCACCTCCAGTAAAGCCCAGCAGGTGTTGATCTCTGGACCCTCTGAGCCCCCCGGAGCTGCTGACCCCTCTGCCACACCTGTGCTGTTGGAGAAGAAAAGTCCAGTGGGCCAGAGCCAGCCCACGGTGGTGAGGCAGCCCTCAACTTGGCCCTCTGCAGAGGAGTATGGCTACATTGTCACTGACCAGAA GCCCCTGAGTCTGGCTGTGGGAGTGAAGCTGCTGGAGATCCTGGCTGAGCATGTGCACGTGTCCTCAGGCAGCTTTATCAACATCAG TGTGGTGGGACCAGCCCTCACTTTCCGCATCCGGCACAATGAACAGAACGTGTCTTTGGCTGATGTGACCCAGCAAGCTG GGCTGGTGAAGTCCGAACTGGAAGCACAGACAGGGCTCCAGATCTTGCAGACAGGAGTGGGGCAG agggaggaggcagctgcaGTCCTTCCCCGACCAGCCCGAGGCACGTCTCCCATGCGCTCGGTGCTACTCACTCTGGTGGCTGTGGCAGGTGTGGCTGGGCTGCTAGTGGCTCTTGCAGTGGCTCTGTGTGTGCGGCAGCATGTGCGGCAGCGGGACAAGGAGCGCCTGGCAGCCCTGGGACCTGAAGGAGCCCATGGGGACACTACCTTTGAGTACCAG GACCTGTGCCGCCAGCACGTGGCCACAAAGTCCCTGTTCAGCCGGGCAGAGGGTCCGCCTGAGCCTTCTCGGGTGAGCAGCGTGTCCTCCCAGTTCAGCGATGcagcccaggccagccccagCTCCCACAGCAGCACCCCATCCTGGTGCGAGGAGCCCGCCCAGGCCAACATGGACATCTCCACAGGACACATGATTCTG GCATACATGGAGGACCACCTACGGAACCGGGACCGCTTGGCCAAGGAGTGGCAGGCCCTGTGTGCCTACCAGGCGGAGCCCGACACTTGCACCACGGCCCAGGAAGAGGGCAACATCAAAAAGAACCGCCACCCCGACTTCCTGCCCT ATGACCACGCTCGCATCAAGCTGAAGGTGGAGAGCAGCCCTTCACGGAGCGATTACATCAATGCCAGCCCCATT ATTGAGCATGACCCTCGGATGCCAGCCTACATAGCCACACAGGGCCCGCTGTCCCACACCATCGCAGACTTCTGGCAG ATGGTGTGGGAGAGTGGCTGCACTGTCATCGTCATGCTGACCCCACTGGTGGAGGATGGTGTTAAGCAGTGTGACCGCTACTGGCCAGATGAGGGCTCTTCCCTCTACCACGTATATGAG GTAAACCTGGTATCGGAGCACATCTGGTGCGAGGACTTCCTGGTGCGGAGCTTCTACCTGAAGAACGTGCAGACCCAGGAGACTCGCACGCTCACACAGTTCCACTTCCTCAGCTGGCCGGCAGAGGGCACTCCGGCCTCCACGCGGCCCCTGCTGGACTTCCGCAG GAAGGTGAACAAGTGCTACCGTGGCCGCTCCTGCCCCATCATCGTCCACTGCAG CGATGGTGCAGGGAGGACTGGTACCTACATCCTCATCGACATGGTACTGAACCGCATGGCGAAAG GAGTAAAGGAAATTGACATCGCTGCCACCCTGGAGCATGTCCGTGACCAGCGGCCTGGCCTTGTCCGCTCTAAG GACCAGTTTGAATTTGCCCTGACAGCTGTGGCAGAGGAGGTGAATGCCATCCTCAAGGCCCTGCCCCAGTGA
- the PTPRN gene encoding receptor-type tyrosine-protein phosphatase-like N isoform X2, translating into MRRPRRPGGPGGSGGLRVLLCLLLLSSRPGGCSAISAHDGLFGQCQVGVGQARPLLQVTSPVLQRLQSVLQQLMSQGLSWHDDLTQYVISQEMERIPRLRPLEPRPRDRSGLVPRRPGPAGELLLQGIPTGSPAAAQHRLPRPPVGGGRAGVGSPLSPLQAELLPPLLEHLLLPPQPPHSALSYEPAVLQPYLFHQFASRDGSRGPESSPGMVSVSPLPKAGPPALFSRTASKSTFGAHPGHSYGDPPGPSPAQLFQESGLLYLAQEPPVPSRAKAPRLPEQGGSSHAEDPTEGYEEEGLEDPREKPPSPAEQPDVTLQRLAAVLAGYGVELRQLTPEQLSTLSTLLQLLPKGAGRNLGGVVNIGADIKKTMEEQVQGGDTAEPPSPTLTLPGYSTASRTSSKAQQVLISGPSEPPGAADPSATPVLLEKKSPVGQSQPTVVRQPSTWPSAEEYGYIVTDQKPLSLAVGVKLLEILAEHVHVSSGSFINISVVGPALTFRIRHNEQNVSLADVTQQAGLVKSELEAQTGLQILQTGVGQREEAAAVLPRPARGTSPMRSVLLTLVAVAGVAGLLVALAVALCVRQHVRQRDKERLAALGPEGAHGDTTFEYQDLCRQHVATKSLFSRAEGPPEPSRVSSVSSQFSDAAQASPSSHSSTPSWCEEPAQANMDISTGHMILAYMEDHLRNRDRLAKEWQALCAYQAEPDTCTTAQEEGNIKKNRHPDFLPYDHARIKLKVESSPSRSDYINASPIIEHDPRMPAYIATQGPLSHTIADFWQMVWESGCTVIVMLTPLVEDGVKQCDRYWPDEGSSLYHVYEVNLVSEHIWCEDFLVRSFYLKNVQTQETRTLTQFHFLSWPAEGTPASTRPLLDFRRKVNKCYRGRSCPIIVHCSDGAGRTGTYILIDMVLNRMAKVSHPRMPQAFWISSGHPLSSPVPHPPPGVKEIDIAATLEHVRDQRPGLVRSKDQFEFALTAVAEEVNAILKALPQ; encoded by the exons ATGCGGCGCCCGCGGCGGCCTGGGGGTCCCGGGGGATCCGGGGGTCTCCGGgtgctcctctgcctcctgctgcTGAGCAGCCGGCCGGGAGGCTGCAGCGCCATTAGTGCCCACG ATGGCTTGTTTGGACAGTGCCAAGTGGGAGTGGGGCAGGCCCGGCCCCTTTTGCAAGTCACTTCCCCAGTTCTTCAACGCTTACAAAGTGTGCTCCAACAGCTCATGTCCCAAG GATTGTCCTGGCATGATGACCTCACTCAGTATGTGATCTCCCAGGAGATGGAGCGCATCCCCAGGCTTCGCCCCCTAGAGCCCCGCCCAAGGGACAG ATCTGGCTTGGTGCCCAGAAGACCAGGTCCCGCTGGGGAGCTGCTTTTACAGGGCATCCCCACTGGCTCCCCTGCTGCAGCCCAGCACCGGCTTCCTCGCCCTCcagtgggtgggggcagagctggggtaGGCTCCCCACTGTCCCCCCTGCAGGCTGAGCTGCTGCCCCCTCTTTTGGAGCATCTACTGCTGCCCCCACAGCCCCCCCACTCTGCCCTGAGTTATGAGCCTGCCGTGTTGCAACCCTATCTGTTCCATCAG TTTGCCTCCCGTGATGGCTCCCGGGGCCCAGAGAGCTCTCCAGGGATGGTCAGTGTCAGCCCCCTCCCCAAGGCTGGACCCCCTGCCCTCTTCAGCAGAACTGCCTCCAAGAGCACGTTTGGGGCTCACCCTGGCCACTCCTACGGGGACCCTCCAGGGCCTTCACCTGCTCAGCTTTTCCAGGAGTCAGGGCTGCTCTACCTTGCCCAGGAGCCACCAGTGCCCAGCAGGGCCAAGGCTCCAAGGCTGCCAGAGCAAGGGGGTAGCAGCCATGCAGAGGACCCCACAGAGGGCTATGAGGAGGAAGGACTAGAGGATCCCAGGGAGAAGCCTCCTTCCCCGGCAGAGCAGCCAG ATGTAACCCTGCAGAGACTGGCAGCTGTGCTGGCAGGCTATGGGGTGGAGTTGCGCCAGCTGACCCCTGAGCAGCTCTCCACCCTCTCAACCCTGCTACAGCTGCTGCCCAAGGGAGCAGGACGGAATCTGG GAGGGGTTGTAAATATTGGAGCTGACATCAAGAAA ACCATGGAGGAGCAGGTACAGGGTGGAGACACAGCAGAGCCTCCGTCccccacactcaccctgcctgGATACTCCACAGCCAGCCGCACCTCCAGTAAAGCCCAGCAGGTGTTGATCTCTGGACCCTCTGAGCCCCCCGGAGCTGCTGACCCCTCTGCCACACCTGTGCTGTTGGAGAAGAAAAGTCCAGTGGGCCAGAGCCAGCCCACGGTGGTGAGGCAGCCCTCAACTTGGCCCTCTGCAGAGGAGTATGGCTACATTGTCACTGACCAGAA GCCCCTGAGTCTGGCTGTGGGAGTGAAGCTGCTGGAGATCCTGGCTGAGCATGTGCACGTGTCCTCAGGCAGCTTTATCAACATCAG TGTGGTGGGACCAGCCCTCACTTTCCGCATCCGGCACAATGAACAGAACGTGTCTTTGGCTGATGTGACCCAGCAAGCTG GGCTGGTGAAGTCCGAACTGGAAGCACAGACAGGGCTCCAGATCTTGCAGACAGGAGTGGGGCAG agggaggaggcagctgcaGTCCTTCCCCGACCAGCCCGAGGCACGTCTCCCATGCGCTCGGTGCTACTCACTCTGGTGGCTGTGGCAGGTGTGGCTGGGCTGCTAGTGGCTCTTGCAGTGGCTCTGTGTGTGCGGCAGCATGTGCGGCAGCGGGACAAGGAGCGCCTGGCAGCCCTGGGACCTGAAGGAGCCCATGGGGACACTACCTTTGAGTACCAG GACCTGTGCCGCCAGCACGTGGCCACAAAGTCCCTGTTCAGCCGGGCAGAGGGTCCGCCTGAGCCTTCTCGGGTGAGCAGCGTGTCCTCCCAGTTCAGCGATGcagcccaggccagccccagCTCCCACAGCAGCACCCCATCCTGGTGCGAGGAGCCCGCCCAGGCCAACATGGACATCTCCACAGGACACATGATTCTG GCATACATGGAGGACCACCTACGGAACCGGGACCGCTTGGCCAAGGAGTGGCAGGCCCTGTGTGCCTACCAGGCGGAGCCCGACACTTGCACCACGGCCCAGGAAGAGGGCAACATCAAAAAGAACCGCCACCCCGACTTCCTGCCCT ATGACCACGCTCGCATCAAGCTGAAGGTGGAGAGCAGCCCTTCACGGAGCGATTACATCAATGCCAGCCCCATT ATTGAGCATGACCCTCGGATGCCAGCCTACATAGCCACACAGGGCCCGCTGTCCCACACCATCGCAGACTTCTGGCAG ATGGTGTGGGAGAGTGGCTGCACTGTCATCGTCATGCTGACCCCACTGGTGGAGGATGGTGTTAAGCAGTGTGACCGCTACTGGCCAGATGAGGGCTCTTCCCTCTACCACGTATATGAG GTAAACCTGGTATCGGAGCACATCTGGTGCGAGGACTTCCTGGTGCGGAGCTTCTACCTGAAGAACGTGCAGACCCAGGAGACTCGCACGCTCACACAGTTCCACTTCCTCAGCTGGCCGGCAGAGGGCACTCCGGCCTCCACGCGGCCCCTGCTGGACTTCCGCAG GAAGGTGAACAAGTGCTACCGTGGCCGCTCCTGCCCCATCATCGTCCACTGCAG CGATGGTGCAGGGAGGACTGGTACCTACATCCTCATCGACATGGTACTGAACCGCATGGCGAAAG TCTCCCACCCCAGGATGCCCCAGGCTTTCTGGATCTCCTCTGGACACCCCCTGAGcagccctgtgccccacccccctcCAGGAGTAAAGGAAATTGACATCGCTGCCACCCTGGAGCATGTCCGTGACCAGCGGCCTGGCCTTGTCCGCTCTAAG GACCAGTTTGAATTTGCCCTGACAGCTGTGGCAGAGGAGGTGAATGCCATCCTCAAGGCCCTGCCCCAGTGA